A window from Mangifera indica cultivar Alphonso chromosome 2, CATAS_Mindica_2.1, whole genome shotgun sequence encodes these proteins:
- the LOC123204140 gene encoding FT-interacting protein 7, whose protein sequence is MAETSSTKLIVEVCNAKNLMPKDGQGTASAYAIVDFDGQRRRTKTKFRDLNPQWDERLEFLVHDTDSMAAEMLEINLYNDKKTGKRSTFLGKVKIPGSSFVKTGSETLVYYPLEKRSVFSQIKGEIGLKVFYIDEDPPAADASAEAAAQKSAEEKPPEEKKEEKAEDKKEEKSEEKKDDEKPKEEEKTKDDKRPEETPKPAEAPPPPVEVENPPLAHADKPSYTKAKTTVDMVSKTQDLHLNDHELRSLASDRSRSAYDLVDRMPFLYVRVVKAKRASAESNGPSYAKLVIGTHSIKTKSQSDKDWDQVFAFDKEGLNSSSLEVSVWTEEKKENEECVENCLGTVSFDLQEVPKRVPPDSPLAPQWYSLESENSRGNDVMLAVWIGTQADEAFQEAWQADSGGLIPETRAKVYLSPKLWYLRLTVIQTQDLQLGSGSEPKVRSLELYVKGQLGAQVFKTARTSVGLSPSSSANPTWNEDLVFVAAEPFEPFLVVTLEDVTNGRAVGHAKIQMSSVERRIDDRAEPKSRWFNLVGDENKPYAGRIHVRVCLEGGYHVLDEAAHVTSDVRAAAKQLAKSPIGLLEVGIRGATNLLPVKTKDGTRGTTDAYVVAKYGPKWVRTRTILDRFNPRWNEQYTWDVYDPCTVLTIGMFDNGRYKHDEAGKPGKDIRVGKIRVRLSTLDTNRVYLNSYSLTVLLPGGAKKMGEIEIAVRFSCPSWLSLIQAYTTPMLPRLHYLRPLSPPQQDLLRHTAMRIVTARLARSEPPLGQEVVQYMIDSDTHVWSMRRSKANWFRVVGCLTRAASLARWLDGIRSWVHPPTTILVHVLLIAIVLCPHLLLPTVFMYAFLMIALRFRCRQRGPLNMDPRLSYVDVVGPDELDEEFDGFPTTRSPDVIRIRYDRLRALAGRAQTLLGDVAALGERLEALCNWRDPRATGMFVAFCLIASLMSYVVPFKVFVLGCGFYYLRHPRFRDDMPSVPMNFVRRLPSLSDQIL, encoded by the coding sequence ATGGCGGAAACTTCTAGTACAAAGCTGATCGTTGAAGTCTGCAACGCCAAGAATTTGATGCCAAAAGACGGTCAAGGGACTGCTAGTGCGTACGCGATTGTGGACTTCGATGGGCAGAGAAGAAGAACGAAGACTAAGTTCAGAGATCTGAATCCACAGTGGGATGAGAGACTTGAGTTTCTTGTCCATGATACAGACTCTATGGCTGCAGAAATGTTGGAGATAAATCTCTATAACGATAAGAAGACTGGCAAAAGAAGTACGTTTCTTGGAAAAGTAAAGATTCCTGGTTCTTCTTTTGTAAAAACTGGATCGGAGACTCTTGTTTACTATCCATTGGAAAAGCGAAGTGTGTTTTCCCAGATCAAGGGAGAGATCGGGCTTAAAGTTTTCTACATAGATGAAGATCCTCCGGCGGCGGATGCATCTGCAGAGGCCGCGGCACAGAAATCGGCTGAAGAGAAGCCGCCggaggagaaaaaagaagaaaaagctgaggataaaaaggaagagaaatctgaggagaagaaagatgacGAGAAACctaaagaggaagaaaaaactAAAGATGATAAGCGGCCGGAGGAGACTCCTAAACCAGCAGAGGCACCTCCTCCACCGGTGGAAGTAGAGAATCCGCCGTTGGCTCATGCTGATAAACCGAGCTACACCAAAGCTAAGACGACGGTAGATATGGTATCAAAAACACAGGATCTTCACCTCAATGACCATGAACTTCGCTCATTGGCCAGCGATCGGAGCCGCAGCGCTTACGATCTCGTTGATCGCATGCCCTTTTTATACGTCCGTGTTGTGAAGGCTAAAAGAGCTAGTGCCGAATCCAACGGTCCGTCATACGCTAAGCTCGTGATCGGCACTCACAGTATCAAAACCAAGAGCCAGAGTGATAAAGATTGGGACCAAGTTTTTGCTTTTGATAAAGAAGGTTTAAATTCCAGTTCATTGGAGGTTTCAGTCTGGAcggaagagaagaaagaaaacgaAGAGTGTGTTGAGAATTGCTTGGGAACAGTATCTTTTGATCTGCAAGAGGTGCCAAAGAGAGTCCCGCCAGACAGTCCCCTGGCTCCCCAATGGTATAGCTTAGAATCAGAAAATTCGCGTGGAAATGACGTCATGCTAGCCGTCTGGATCGGAACTCAGGCTGACGAAGCCTTCCAGGAGGCTTGGCAGGCGGATTCCGGCGGGTTGATACCGGAGACCCGAGCTAAGGTGTACTTGTCTCCTAAACTTTGGTATTTGAGACTAACGGTTATCCAAACCCAGGATTTGCAACTTGGTTCGGGATCCGAGCCTAAGGTTAGGAGTCTTGAACTTTATGTCAAAGGTCAACTCGGAGCTCAAGTTTTTAAAACGGCTCGGACCTCAGTTGGGCTGTCACCATCCAGCTCAGCAAACCCGACTTGGAATGAAGATTTGGTTTTTGTAGCTGCTGAGCCGTTTGAGCCATTTTTAGTGGTGACTTTGgaggatgttacaaatggtcgTGCGGTGGGCCATGCCAAAATACAAATGTCAAGTGTCGAACGGCGGATTGATGATCGGGCAGAACCAAAATCAAGATGGTTCAATTTGGTTGGTGACGAGAACAAACCATACGCAGGAAGAATACATGTGAGAGTATGTTTAGAAGGTGGCTACCACGTGTTAGATGAAGCAGCTCATGTGACCAGTGATGTTCGAGCCGCTGCTAAACAATTAGCAAAGTCTCCAATCGGGTTACTTGAGGTAGGGATTCGCGGAGCCACCAATTTGCTTCCAGTCAAGACTAAGGATGGTACCCGTGGCACCACTGATGCTTATGTGGTGGCTAAATATGGACCCAAGTGGGTCCGTACCCGTACGATCCTTGATCGGTTTAATCCACGGTGGAATGAGCAATACACATGGGATGTATATGATCCTTGTACTGTACTAACAATTGGCATGTTTGACAATGGAAGGTACAAGCATGATGAAGCAGGGAAGCCAGGAAAGGATATTCGTGTTGGAAAAATACGTGTACGGCTCTCAACACTTGATACAAATCGTGTGTACCTAAATTCGTATTCTCTCACTGTACTGTTACCTGGTGGGGCCAAGAAAATGGGAGAGATAGAGATAGCCGTCAGATTTTCTTGCCCATCATGGCTAAGTCTCATCCAAGCATACACTACCCCAATGCTACCAAGACTGCACTATCTTCGTCCGCTGAGTCCACCCCAACAAGACTTACTGCGCCACACAGCTATGCGCATAGTGACGGCTCGGCTAGCTAGGTCCGAGCCGCCATTAGGACAAGAAGTTGTTCAGTATATGATAGATTCAGACACACACGTGTGGAGCATGAGGAGAAGTAAAGCTAATTGGTTCCGGGTAGTAGGCTGTTTGACACGTGCCGCATCTTTGGCACGATGGTTGGATGGAATCCGTTCGTGGGTGCACCCACCCACAACAATTTTAGTGCACGTGCTACTTATAGCAATTGTGTTATGTCCACATCTATTGCTGCCCACCGTATTCATGTACGCCTTTTTAATGATAGCATTACGATTCCGTTGTCGCCAACGTGGCCCACTCAACATGGACCCGAGGCTCTCTTACGTAGACGTGGTGGGTCCCGATGAGCTTGATGAGGAATTTGATGGATTCCCCACCACACGATCACCAGATGTGATCCGTATCCGATACGATCGGTTACGGGCCTTAGCGGGGCGGGCACAGACACTGTTAGGTGACGTGGCAGCCCTAGGAGAACGTTTGGAGGCGTTGTGTAACTGGAGGGATCCAAGAGCCACAGGGATGTTTGTTGCATTTTGCTTGATAGCTTCACTGATGTCTTATGTGGTGCCGTTTAAGGTGTTTGTGTTGGGATGTGGCTTCTATTACCTGCGCCACCCGAGGTTCCGAGACGACATGCCGTCTGTGCCGATGAATTTTGTCCGGCGACTACCGTCGCTTTCCGATCAAATTCTGTAG
- the LOC123208980 gene encoding beta-glucuronosyltransferase GlcAT14A, whose protein sequence is MGIKPFMIFFLFISIFFCLLYLYIPITKPALAMSSNSILLKSQNPYPVTFAYLISASKGDTVKVKRALLALYHPGNHYLVHMDKDAPEKEHKEIADFISNEPVFSLVNNVYMVGKPNLVTYRGPTMLATTLHAMAILLRCCKWDWFINLSASDYPLVTQDDLIHAFSDLPRDLNFVQHSSQLGWKLNKRGKPIIIDPGLYSINKSEIWWVIKQRTLPTAFKLYTGSAWTILSRSFSEYSILGWDNLPRNLLLYYTNFVSSPEGYFQTVICNSEDYKNTTANHDLHYITWDNPPKQHPRSLGLKDFRRMLLSNRPFARKFKQNTRVLDKIDKEILHRQRQGYTYGGWCSKTGKNSCSGFRSQNYGVLRPGPGSRRLKTLLTRLVSSKNFTKRQCR, encoded by the exons ATGGGCATCAAACCTTTCATgatcttcttcctctttatttcaattttcttctgCCTTCTCTATCTTTACATCCCAATCACAAAACCAGCCCTTGCCATGAGCTCCAACAGCATTCTACTCAAATCTCAGAACCCATATCCAGTAACCTTTGCATACTTAATTTCTGCGTCAAAGGGCGACacagttaaagttaaaagaGCCCTGTTGGCTTTGTATCATCCAGGAAATCATTATCTTGTACACATGGACAAGGATGCTCCAGAGAAAGAACACAAGGAAATTGCAGATTTTATCTCAAATGAACCAGTTTTTAGCTTGGTAAATAATGTTTATATGGTTGGCAAACCAAATTTAGTAACCTACAGAGGCCCAACAATGCTCGCCACTACTCTCCATGCCATGGCCATCCTCTTGCGATGCTGCAAATGGGATTGGTTTATTAATCTTAGTGCTTCTGATTATCCTTTGGTAACTCAAGATG ATCTGATTCATGCATTTTCTGACTTGCCAAGAGATCTCAATTTTGTACAGCACAGCAGTCAGCTGGGTTGGAAATT GAACAAGAGAGGCAAGCCAATTATAATAGACCCAGGGCTTTACAGCATCAACAAATCAGAGATCTGGTGGGTGATCAAGCAGAGGACTCTTCCCACTGCTTTCAAGCTCTATACAG GTTCAGCTTGGACAATATTATCAAGATCTTTCTCAGAGTATTCCATATTGGGTTGGGACAATTTGCCGAGAAATCTCCTCCTTTACTACACAAACTTTGTGTCTTCTCCAGAAGGATATTTCCAGACGGTTATATGCAACTCTGAAGACTACAAGAACACCACAGCTAACCACGATCTCCATTACATTACTTGGGATAATCCTCCCAAGCAGCATCCGCGATCCCTAGGCCTCAAAGACTTCAGAAGAATGCTTCTAAGCAACCGCCCCTTTGCCAGAAAATTTAAGCAAAATACCAGAGTTCTCGATAAAATCGATAAAGAGATCCTCCATAGGCAGCGTCAAGGATACACTTATGGAGGTTGGTGTTCCAAGACTGGAAAGAACTCGTGCTCAGGTTTTCGAAGCCAAAACTATGGAGTTTTGAGGCCAGGGCCAGGGTCTAGGAGGTTGAAAACTTTACTAACAAGACTTGTTTCATCAAAGAACTTTACAAAGAGGCAGTGTAGATAA
- the LOC123204649 gene encoding cyclic dof factor 3-like, with amino-acid sequence MSEPNRDPAIKLFGAKIPVPDTQIPAASDSMDISKEIVTTESNGPGTDHSDEPDKSSKLNSVKEDQASVQESQVQVNPVPRVDQAETNTDQEKIFKRPDKILPCPRCNSLDTKFCYFNNYNVNQPRHFCKNCQRYWTAGGTMRNVPVGAGRRKAKHFASQFRQIMVSSDGVPITGLETPNSINHQLISCSDSTTTLMPSTGNGMVLKFGPETPLCESMETVLNLGDLKRTVEISALNGLENQEEPASCGSSVTASSIQGNELPENVKQKECLISAGSCSELNTHPVHGYPVPPWGVPWNPSWNNVASVAAAHSSSDRVSMPNGNNHSPVQWCPAPVLAVPGYCPPNIPLQFVPAMHWGCMTMWAAGAGNIAMGGSNGCVSPSSSTSNNSCCSGNGSPTLGKHSRDRNLMEEEQSEKGILVPKTLRIDDPDEASKSPIWATLGIKPDEIDPKSSGTIFKGFKPKKEGKSHLLDGTQILEANPAALSRSYTFQEST; translated from the exons ATGTCTGAACCCAACAGAGATCCCGCTATTAAACTTTTCGGTGCTAAGATTCCGGTTCCTGACACTCAGATTCCGGCTGCATCCGATTCCATG GACATTAGTAAAGAAATAGTGACAACTGAAAGCAATGGCCCTGGGACAGATCACTCTGATGAGCCAGATAAGTCTTCTAAACTGAATAGTGTCAAGGAAGACCAGGCTTCTGTTCAAGAAAGTCAGGTTCAAGTTAACCCTGTGCCCCGGGTAGATCAGGCTGAGACAAATACGGACcaagagaaaatttttaagaggCCAGACAAGATCCTTCCATGTCCCCGTTGCAACAGCTTAGAcactaaattttgttatttcaataactacAATGTGAACCAACCTAGGCATTTTTGTAAGAATTGCCAGAGATATTGGACTGCTGGAGGAACTATGAGAAATGTTCCTGTGGGTGCTGGCCGGCGTAAAGCCAAGCACTTTGCCTCTCAATTTCGTCAGATAATGGTATCTTCGGATGGGGTGCCAATTACAGGTCTAGAAACACCAAACTCAATCAATCACCAACTTATATCATGTAGTGATTCTACAACCACGTTGATGCCTTCAACTGGAAATGGGATGGTTCTAAAATTTGGCCCTGAAACACCTCTGTGTGAATCCATGGAGACTGTACTTAATCTAGGAGATCTGAAGAGAACTGTTGAGATCAGTGCATTAAATGGTCTGGAAAACCAAGAGGAGCCTGCTTCGTGTGGATCTTCCGTGACAGCTTCCAGCATTCAAGGAAATGAATTGCCTGAAAATGTTAAACAGAAGGAGTGTCTTATATCGGCTGGATCTTGCAGTGAGCTCAATACACATCCAGTGCATGGTTATCCTGTTCCTCCGTGGGGTGTTCCTTGGAATCCAAGTTGGAACAATGTGGCTTCTGTAGCAGCAGCTCATAGCTCTTCTGATCGAGTATCTATGCCAAATGGCAACAATCATAGTCCAGTTCAGTGGTGCCCAGCTCCAGTGCTAGCGGTTCCTGGATACTGCCCACCCAACATTCCTCTACAATTTGTTCCTGCAATGCATTGGGGCTGCATGACCATGTGGGCAGCTGGAGCAGGGAACATCGCAATGGGTGGATCTAATGGTTGCGTGTCTCCATCGTCCTCAACTAGCAACAACAGTTGCTGCTCAGGCAATGGTTCGCCAACTCTAGGCAAGCATTCAAGGGACCGAAATCTTATGGAAGAAGAGCAATCAGAGAAGGGTATTTTGGTTCCAAAAACACTGAGAATCGATGATCCAGACGAAGCTTCAAAGAGCCCTATATGGGCTACGTTAGGCATTAAACCTGATGAGATAGATCCCAAATCAAGTGGCACTATTTTTAAAGGCttcaaacccaaaaaagaaGGCAAGAGCCATCTACTGGATGGTACTCAAATCTTGGAAGCAAACCCGGCAGCTCTTTCACGTTCTTATACATTCCAAGAGAGTACCTAA
- the LOC123204952 gene encoding uncharacterized protein LOC123204952 — translation MALRSLLFAMALLFSFQLSTCRVLKGKVSCSDCHGDDDLTGFKVLVKCEKVKKVAVATTEASGAFDVELPSDTKKNPAPLNCLAKLLGGPVQPYVSKKNMVSKVVKGKDTTSFRISTPLAFSVSCPATLMEDGKCNAATTFGSSKTVDLPLPKEWGLAPSSYYIPFFPIIGIP, via the exons ATGGCACTCCGTTCACTTCTCTTTGCGATGGCACTGTTATTTAGTTTCCAGCTATCCACATGCCGAGTCCTGAAGGGAAAAGTTTCTTGCTCCGACTGCCATGGCGACGACGATTTAACAG GCTTTAAGGTTCTGGTGAAGTGTGAAAAGGTGAAAAAGGTGGCAGTGGCAACCACAGAAGCTTCAGGTGCCTTCGATGTTGAGCTTCCATCAGACACCAAGAAAAATCCGGCACCTCTGAATTGTCTGGCGAAGCTGCTCGGGGGTCCAGTCCAGCCCTATGTTTCGAAGAAAAACATGGTTTCGAAGGTTGTTAAAGGCAAAGATACGACGTCGTTCCGCATCTCAACTCCTCTGGCCTTCTCCGTATCATGTCCTGCAACTTTAATGGAGGATGGAAAATGTAATGCAGCAACCACCTTTGGTTCATCGAAGACAGTTGACTTGCCTCTTCCAAAAGAGTGGGGACTTGCGCCATCAAGCTATTATATACCATTCTTCCCCATCATCGGTATTCCTTAA